From one Flavobacterium kingsejongi genomic stretch:
- a CDS encoding IS5 family transposase, producing MYSVLDKDTIELEIVAYIPKARRGFPVTVPLSEVINAILYKLKTGLQWHQLPIRALFENKVISWQSVYYHYRKWSLCGFWKACWIKFLSRHHSKLDLSSVDLDGSHTPAIRGGEQVDYQGRKKRKTTNSLYLTDRQGLPLAMSEPLAGNHNDLYNIEVQFEDITATLEQANISVDGLFLNADAGFDSKDLRKACSDKNIQANICFNKRNGHSERDEYFDEQLYKQRYTIERTNAWLDGFRSILNRYDTTTESWKGFNYIAFIVIASKKFKKEKV from the coding sequence ATGTACAGTGTACTTGACAAAGATACAATAGAATTGGAAATTGTTGCATATATACCTAAAGCCCGTCGTGGATTTCCTGTAACAGTTCCATTATCAGAAGTGATAAATGCTATACTCTACAAACTTAAAACGGGCCTTCAATGGCATCAGCTACCCATTAGGGCTCTTTTTGAAAATAAGGTTATAAGTTGGCAATCTGTTTACTATCACTATCGCAAGTGGAGTCTTTGCGGTTTCTGGAAAGCTTGTTGGATTAAATTCCTTAGCCGTCATCACTCAAAACTTGACCTTTCCAGTGTGGATTTGGACGGAAGCCATACTCCTGCTATCCGAGGCGGTGAACAGGTTGACTATCAAGGTCGGAAGAAGCGAAAAACAACTAATTCACTCTATCTAACCGATAGGCAAGGCTTGCCATTAGCAATGTCAGAACCTCTTGCGGGAAACCACAACGACCTGTATAATATTGAGGTTCAGTTTGAAGACATTACAGCAACATTAGAACAAGCCAATATTTCTGTAGATGGATTGTTCCTCAATGCAGACGCAGGTTTTGACTCTAAAGACTTAAGAAAAGCATGTTCAGATAAGAACATTCAAGCTAATATCTGTTTTAACAAACGTAACGGTCATAGTGAGAGGGATGAATATTTTGATGAGCAACTCTATAAGCAGAGATATACAATCGAACGCACAAATGCCTGGTTAGATGGGTTTAGGTCAATCTTAAATAGATATGACACAACAACTGAATCTTGGAAAGGATTCAATTATATAGCATTTATAGTAATAGCATCAAAAAAATTTAAAAAGGAAAAAGTTTAA
- a CDS encoding type I restriction endonuclease yields the protein MDFKNQIKMLGERVAKLKDQVHTEEATKNAFIMPFIKELGYDVFNPFEVTPELVADVGIKQGEKIDYAIMEKGEPIILIECKHHAAPLNVNNASQLFRYFHTTKAKFSILTNGIEYRFYTDLVEVNKMDEKPFFAFDITDIKDNQIEELKKFHKAHYDFENIVTTASDLKYTFELKKLIESEFTNPGTDFVKHFAKQVYPGMITAKILEQFTSLTKKSLQQYISDLITDRLKSALTKEDAVTKEQDAALSEPVKEDASGIVTTEEELEGFMIVKTILRQKFPATRIAYRDALSYFAILLDNNNRKTICRLYFNGTKKYIAILDEQKKEVKSEIASLDDLFNFSEALLQTVANYDKKETVPQE from the coding sequence ATGGACTTTAAAAATCAAATCAAAATGCTGGGCGAACGGGTGGCCAAACTCAAAGACCAGGTACATACTGAAGAAGCGACAAAAAATGCTTTTATCATGCCATTCATCAAGGAACTGGGCTATGATGTATTCAATCCTTTCGAAGTAACCCCCGAATTAGTTGCGGATGTGGGAATCAAACAAGGGGAAAAAATCGATTATGCTATCATGGAAAAAGGGGAACCGATTATCCTGATTGAGTGCAAACACCATGCTGCTCCACTGAATGTCAATAATGCCTCCCAACTGTTCCGGTATTTCCATACGACCAAAGCCAAATTTTCCATCCTGACCAACGGCATCGAATACCGGTTTTATACCGATCTGGTAGAAGTCAATAAAATGGATGAAAAACCATTTTTTGCTTTTGACATTACCGATATCAAAGACAATCAAATCGAGGAACTAAAGAAATTTCATAAAGCGCATTACGATTTTGAAAATATTGTTACGACTGCCAGTGACCTCAAGTATACATTCGAATTAAAGAAACTAATCGAATCTGAATTTACGAATCCCGGAACTGATTTTGTCAAGCATTTTGCCAAACAGGTTTATCCCGGAATGATTACGGCCAAAATACTCGAGCAGTTTACCAGCCTGACCAAAAAATCCCTACAGCAATATATCAGTGACCTGATTACCGACAGGCTAAAATCGGCATTGACAAAAGAGGATGCTGTGACCAAAGAACAGGATGCCGCACTTTCGGAACCAGTAAAAGAAGATGCTTCCGGTATTGTTACCACAGAAGAAGAACTGGAAGGTTTTATGATTGTCAAAACCATACTGCGCCAGAAATTCCCTGCCACCCGGATTGCCTATCGGGATGCACTCTCCTATTTCGCCATACTGCTGGACAACAACAATCGTAAAACAATTTGCAGACTTTATTTTAACGGGACCAAAAAGTATATCGCCATACTGGACGAACAGAAAAAAGAAGTAAAATCCGAGATTGCTTCCCTGGATGATCTTTTTAATTTCTCCGAAGCATTATTACAAACGGTGGCCAACTACGACAAAAAAGAAACCGTACCCCAGGAGTAA
- a CDS encoding TerD family protein: MAITLEKNKPLSLVKNNAGLQNIIAGLGWDNALVNNQKVDCDVSVFMLNAAGKIPQDEFFIFYNNLNSHDGAVAHLGDNRDGTGEGDDESIRINLSQIAPQIEFLYFSVTIHESETRKQHFGNVKNAYINIRNADDNSILCQYQLQEDFENQDSVIIASISRNDNTWAVEALGQAFDGGLETLVNLYQ, from the coding sequence ATGGCCATAACTTTAGAAAAAAATAAACCGCTATCCCTCGTAAAAAATAATGCAGGGCTACAAAATATCATCGCCGGACTCGGATGGGACAATGCACTCGTAAACAATCAGAAAGTGGATTGTGATGTTTCGGTATTCATGCTCAATGCAGCGGGCAAAATTCCACAGGATGAATTCTTTATTTTTTACAACAACCTGAATAGTCACGATGGTGCAGTAGCACATTTGGGTGACAACAGGGATGGTACCGGAGAAGGCGATGACGAATCGATACGGATCAACCTCTCCCAAATTGCCCCACAGATTGAGTTCCTCTATTTCTCGGTAACCATACACGAATCCGAAACCCGGAAACAGCATTTTGGGAATGTAAAAAATGCGTATATCAATATCCGGAATGCCGATGACAATAGCATCCTCTGCCAGTATCAGTTACAGGAGGATTTCGAAAATCAGGATTCTGTTATTATTGCTTCCATTTCCAGGAATGACAACACCTGGGCTGTAGAAGCTTTAGGCCAGGCCTTCGATGGCGGTCTTGAAACCTTAGTCAACTTATACCAATAA
- a CDS encoding TerD family protein, whose amino-acid sequence MASFNLNKGDRFSLSKAAPGLKIVKIGMGWDPNEVPNGPDFDLDVSAFALNSTFKIPSDTYFVFYGQVRMGNNIEDQHEKGLYRPITEDQSIMGAIDDPDGSRSDGDDDEDMFIDLTKVNDNVEQLIICATICKYPHDIKQDRRTLTQNFGQVNNCYIRIVNEATGVEILRYDLKDQFMQEDAVEFGRLFRVGDTWEFEAMGRAHNGSLQTLVDMYT is encoded by the coding sequence ATGGCCAGTTTTAACCTCAACAAAGGAGATCGGTTCTCCCTATCCAAAGCAGCACCAGGTTTGAAAATCGTAAAAATCGGAATGGGCTGGGATCCTAATGAAGTCCCAAATGGTCCCGATTTCGACCTTGATGTCTCTGCATTTGCACTCAATAGTACCTTTAAAATTCCATCTGACACCTATTTTGTATTTTATGGACAGGTGCGCATGGGCAATAACATAGAAGACCAGCATGAAAAAGGGCTGTACCGCCCAATTACTGAAGACCAATCCATAATGGGTGCCATAGATGACCCCGACGGTAGCCGGAGTGATGGTGATGATGACGAAGACATGTTCATTGATCTTACTAAAGTCAATGACAATGTGGAACAATTAATTATTTGTGCTACAATCTGCAAATATCCCCATGATATCAAACAGGATCGCCGGACACTTACCCAAAATTTTGGCCAGGTCAATAACTGTTACATCCGCATCGTCAACGAAGCAACAGGTGTCGAAATCCTTCGCTATGACCTTAAAGATCAATTCATGCAGGAAGATGCGGTTGAATTTGGGCGATTGTTCCGTGTGGGAGATACCTGGGAATTTGAAGCCATGGGCCGCGCCCATAATGGCAGCCTGCAAACCTTAGTAGATATGTATACCTAA
- a CDS encoding OmpA family protein yields MAFNLNKNEADPTKSSLAKNPVFPSRFDLKKEEPTVPPVKQSGSKKMVILLLVLLLIGGISYYSLPKTEMVETHPAATPENTVTGETIAPVATDSTPAEKAIPETPVANPQLQNSIAAAFAPGSIVPNSMDSQMITAITTALQHNPNATLTVNGYASSEGALVSNKQIAQARANAFKKYLIAQGIPANRIIATGKGITDPIATNDTPEGRMKNRRVEITIN; encoded by the coding sequence ATGGCATTTAATCTAAACAAGAACGAAGCAGACCCGACCAAAAGCAGTTTGGCTAAAAATCCGGTCTTCCCTTCCAGGTTTGACCTGAAAAAAGAAGAACCGACAGTACCTCCTGTAAAACAATCCGGCAGCAAAAAGATGGTGATACTCCTTCTGGTATTGCTCCTAATTGGTGGTATCAGTTACTACAGTCTTCCAAAAACTGAAATGGTGGAAACACATCCTGCCGCTACACCGGAAAATACTGTTACAGGAGAAACTATAGCACCAGTTGCAACAGACAGTACTCCTGCCGAAAAAGCAATTCCGGAAACACCGGTAGCAAACCCACAACTTCAAAATAGTATTGCTGCAGCATTTGCCCCAGGGTCAATCGTGCCAAACAGTATGGATAGCCAGATGATTACGGCTATTACTACTGCTTTACAGCACAATCCCAACGCTACGCTAACGGTAAATGGTTATGCCAGCAGCGAGGGGGCATTGGTGAGCAACAAACAAATAGCACAGGCAAGAGCCAACGCTTTTAAAAAGTATTTAATAGCCCAGGGGATTCCGGCGAATAGGATTATAGCTACAGGAAAAGGCATTACCGATCCAATTGCTACTAATGATACCCCCGAAGGACGCATGAAAAACAGGAGAGTGGAAATCACAATAAACTAA
- a CDS encoding TerC/Alx family metal homeostasis membrane protein: MDQHPIFSEHPGLIAIFGVAIGIMLALDLGLFNKKSHAVSSKEALLWSVVWISLSMGFSALVYYYAGPVKFYEFQSAYWIEKALSVDNLFVFILVFKFFDVANTNKHKVLFWGIIGALVLRAIFIFSGSYLIELTYLNKILSLFGHSGFTYDINLIMTAFGVFLVYAGIKSWSSGGEEEAEDYNTTRGARLIRKLFKVSDRYDGDKFFTIENGKKLATPLLVVVAVIEFTDLLFAVDSIPAIFAISKDPFILYTSNIFAILGLRALFFLLDNFIHLFGKLQYGLAIILAFIGIKMIISPFYHIESIVSLVVIGSLLVLSVIASVAFPEKEQVS; encoded by the coding sequence ATGGATCAACATCCTATATTTTCAGAACATCCCGGCTTAATCGCTATTTTCGGAGTCGCCATAGGCATAATGTTGGCACTCGATCTTGGGCTTTTTAATAAAAAGAGCCATGCCGTCAGTTCCAAAGAAGCCTTACTGTGGTCCGTAGTCTGGATCAGCTTGTCCATGGGATTTAGCGCACTCGTATATTATTATGCCGGTCCTGTCAAGTTTTATGAATTCCAGTCGGCTTATTGGATTGAAAAAGCACTATCAGTCGATAACCTCTTTGTATTTATACTGGTGTTCAAATTCTTTGATGTCGCCAATACCAACAAACATAAAGTTTTGTTCTGGGGTATTATCGGGGCTTTAGTACTCCGGGCTATCTTTATATTTTCAGGTTCCTACCTGATTGAACTGACCTACCTCAACAAAATCCTTAGCCTGTTCGGGCACAGCGGATTTACGTATGACATCAATCTGATCATGACAGCATTCGGGGTATTCTTAGTGTATGCCGGTATTAAATCCTGGTCGTCAGGAGGAGAAGAGGAAGCCGAAGATTACAATACGACACGTGGTGCACGATTGATCCGGAAACTATTCAAAGTCAGTGACCGCTATGATGGTGATAAGTTTTTCACGATTGAAAACGGGAAGAAGTTAGCCACGCCACTATTAGTTGTAGTGGCCGTGATTGAATTTACCGATTTGCTTTTTGCTGTAGATTCCATCCCCGCTATTTTCGCCATTTCCAAAGATCCTTTTATATTGTATACATCCAACATCTTTGCCATCCTCGGATTACGGGCTTTGTTCTTCCTGCTGGATAACTTCATCCACCTGTTTGGAAAACTCCAGTACGGACTGGCAATCATACTGGCATTTATCGGTATTAAAATGATTATTTCACCTTTCTATCATATCGAATCCATAGTCTCACTGGTCGTTATTGGCAGTTTGTTAGTACTCTCCGTCATTGCTTCTGTAGCCTTTCCCGAAAAAGAACAAGTCAGTTAA
- a CDS encoding LytR/AlgR family response regulator transcription factor has product MIRCLTVDDEAYASQIIAAFIEKTPFLELAGTTTSALEALQWIHEGKVDLVFLDIQMPELTGIQMLKIIGGKCKVILTTAYPDYALEGYELDVIDYLMKPISFERFLRGAQKAQELLAKTVVLQPEPENLMEPEKYLFVKGNRKNMFHKVEHEDILFVEGLKNYVRIHTPNERIVTYQTLQYLGDKLPMPPFFRVHRSFIISVAKIQHIDGNSLTIGNQIIPIGESYRESFFEFINGRM; this is encoded by the coding sequence ATGATCCGATGTTTAACTGTTGATGATGAGGCCTATGCTTCTCAGATTATCGCTGCTTTTATTGAAAAAACTCCTTTTCTGGAACTTGCAGGAACCACAACCAGTGCGCTCGAAGCGTTGCAGTGGATTCACGAAGGGAAAGTAGATCTGGTTTTTCTGGACATACAGATGCCGGAACTCACGGGAATACAAATGCTTAAAATTATAGGAGGGAAGTGCAAAGTTATCCTTACGACAGCCTATCCCGATTATGCCCTGGAAGGCTATGAGCTGGATGTGATCGACTATCTTATGAAACCCATTTCCTTTGAACGGTTTCTCAGGGGTGCACAGAAAGCACAAGAGCTCCTGGCCAAAACGGTGGTATTGCAACCAGAGCCGGAAAATCTAATGGAGCCCGAGAAATACCTCTTTGTAAAAGGCAATCGTAAAAATATGTTTCATAAGGTGGAACATGAAGATATTCTCTTTGTGGAAGGGCTGAAAAATTATGTCCGGATCCATACGCCAAATGAAAGGATCGTGACATACCAGACGTTGCAGTATTTGGGAGACAAGTTACCCATGCCGCCTTTCTTTAGGGTGCATCGTTCGTTTATTATCTCAGTGGCTAAAATCCAGCATATCGATGGTAATTCCCTTACCATTGGCAACCAGATTATCCCTATAGGGGAAAGCTACAGGGAATCCTTTTTTGAATTTATCAATGGCCGTATGTAA
- a CDS encoding sensor histidine kinase: MKKLKTIGIHTGCWIVFFTYTYISWLGRTTDSTTLWLNLSINLAKLAAFYSCFCWVFPHFLKQAKIPQLIIGILGSYLLFCGIRAVLEEVVYPYYLGFDNYDATTTVWHYLVDNLYYGFSFIILAAAIYATRNAYRQERQHDALRKEAAKAEMAFLKSQINPHFLYNTLNYIYSLAIPVSDKLANAIVNLSDLMRYTLSESKDGKVEITREIDYIQNYIALFKLRFDPHFYVNFTTAVDLGSRRIAALLLIPFVENALKHGVVDDPNHPVLIRLEVKADTFCFTVSNAINHNQKDISSGIGLANLRRRLELLYPNAHQLHIIRDSKNYKSVLHITF; this comes from the coding sequence ATGAAAAAACTAAAAACAATAGGGATTCATACCGGCTGCTGGATTGTATTCTTTACCTATACTTATATCTCCTGGTTGGGGCGCACTACGGATTCGACCACGTTATGGCTGAACCTTTCGATCAACCTGGCCAAATTGGCGGCTTTTTACAGTTGCTTTTGTTGGGTATTTCCCCATTTTTTAAAACAGGCAAAAATTCCACAACTGATCATTGGGATTTTAGGTTCCTACTTACTCTTTTGCGGTATTCGTGCGGTATTGGAAGAAGTAGTGTATCCTTATTATTTAGGATTTGATAATTACGATGCTACAACAACGGTCTGGCACTATCTTGTTGATAATTTATATTATGGATTTTCATTTATTATCCTGGCGGCAGCGATCTATGCGACGCGGAATGCCTACCGTCAGGAACGACAGCATGATGCCTTACGGAAAGAAGCTGCCAAAGCAGAAATGGCCTTCCTGAAGTCACAAATTAACCCGCATTTTTTATACAATACGCTCAACTATATTTATTCGTTGGCCATTCCGGTTTCGGATAAGCTTGCGAATGCGATTGTAAACTTATCGGATTTGATGCGCTATACGTTGTCGGAAAGTAAAGACGGTAAGGTGGAGATTACCCGGGAAATTGATTATATCCAAAACTATATCGCTCTTTTTAAACTGCGTTTCGATCCTCATTTTTATGTAAATTTCACCACAGCAGTCGATTTAGGTTCCCGGCGTATTGCCGCTCTGTTACTGATTCCATTTGTAGAAAACGCACTCAAGCATGGTGTGGTAGACGATCCCAATCATCCGGTACTGATCCGGTTGGAAGTGAAGGCCGATACTTTTTGTTTTACGGTTTCGAATGCTATCAATCACAATCAGAAAGATATTTCCAGTGGTATTGGACTGGCAAATTTACGACGGAGGCTGGAACTGTTGTACCCCAATGCACACCAGCTGCATATTATTCGGGACAGCAAAAATTACAAAAGCGTGTTGCATATTACCTTTTAG
- a CDS encoding DUF5694 domain-containing protein — MKMTLKMLSVLFLNVFLSFSVQAQQPMEILVLGASHGNNASDSLHYKEVLRKLAQYHPDLILTEFLTPADYLAMPATNSNKKSQEKSFEYLRRHNPVPIKNTAKQIEKYKAALAKSDNFHRVRMDLALAYFQNHDLGNGLYHLYILENDKKKHFGANELEYYTAHFGTRDSLQKAGLFRTTSEYCTLVFPLAHQLGQQEIYPIDAQQYDEDWKHSWRLVAYIMHYTNKIAKMDSTTEEAKIVNAIAAAKETIEKEQVAQNLPIYNYLNSDLNARESDILNFYGGPELFGISKAYPESEVKNMMKYWGLRNVAMAANTLAQMKRQNAKRGLVVVGSAHQKWMEDELAKDKNVKIIKYNALQ; from the coding sequence ATGAAAATGACTCTAAAAATGCTTTCCGTATTATTTCTCAATGTGTTCCTTTCCTTTTCGGTTCAGGCACAACAACCAATGGAAATCCTGGTATTAGGCGCCTCCCACGGCAATAATGCTTCTGACTCTTTACACTATAAAGAAGTACTTCGGAAACTCGCACAGTACCATCCCGACCTCATCCTTACTGAATTCCTAACCCCGGCGGACTACCTCGCGATGCCCGCAACTAATTCCAATAAAAAAAGCCAGGAGAAATCTTTTGAGTACCTCCGCCGCCACAATCCTGTTCCCATTAAAAATACTGCAAAGCAAATTGAAAAATACAAAGCAGCATTGGCGAAATCCGATAATTTTCACCGGGTTCGTATGGATCTTGCCCTTGCCTATTTCCAAAACCATGACCTCGGCAATGGATTGTACCATTTATATATTTTGGAGAATGATAAGAAAAAACATTTTGGAGCTAACGAATTAGAATACTATACAGCGCATTTCGGAACAAGGGATTCCCTGCAAAAAGCAGGACTGTTTCGTACGACCAGCGAATACTGCACCCTTGTTTTTCCTTTGGCACATCAATTGGGGCAACAGGAAATCTATCCCATCGATGCCCAGCAATACGACGAAGACTGGAAACATTCCTGGAGGCTTGTTGCTTATATCATGCATTATACCAACAAAATTGCTAAAATGGATTCCACAACGGAAGAAGCTAAAATTGTAAACGCTATTGCAGCCGCAAAAGAAACTATTGAAAAAGAACAAGTGGCACAAAACCTACCCATTTACAACTATCTCAATTCCGACCTGAATGCTCGTGAAAGCGATATCCTGAACTTCTACGGTGGCCCGGAACTATTTGGAATTTCCAAAGCCTATCCCGAATCAGAAGTAAAAAACATGATGAAATACTGGGGATTGCGCAACGTAGCAATGGCGGCAAATACACTGGCACAAATGAAAAGGCAAAATGCAAAAAGAGGTTTGGTGGTAGTAGGATCAGCACATCAGAAATGGATGGAAGACGAATTGGCGAAGGACAAAAATGTCAAAATCATAAAATACAATGCACTGCAGTAA
- the pncB gene encoding nicotinate phosphoribosyltransferase yields MNAPSPVLLPSLLDNDFYKFTMQHAVIKLFPNSKASYTFINRGEHRFPEGFGERLRESVRAMAGLKLTVAEKNYLRVTCPYLDPTYLDFLQGYRYDPSEVEISQEGETVAVTISGYWYRTILWEVPLMSLICELFYETNGLVRESDEKVIDTARRKIEAYADLGITIAEFGTRRRHSYAVQKLVNETLKQYGRGAFIGTSNVHLAMQNNTKPIGTHAHEWFMFHAAKYGFKMANSMGLEDWVAVYRGDLGIALTDTFTSAVFFEQFDKMFTKLFDGVRHDSGDPLEFADLTIAHYKKMGIDPLSKTIIFSDGLRYDKVARIAAYCKGKIGISFGIGTDFTNDVGLPAMNIVIKMQQAFPDKGHWTDVVKLSDEKKKYTGNPEMIHLAKELLGIKA; encoded by the coding sequence ATGAATGCTCCCTCTCCTGTGCTTCTTCCATCTTTATTGGATAATGATTTTTATAAATTCACCATGCAGCATGCCGTGATCAAGTTGTTTCCCAATTCAAAAGCGTCTTATACTTTTATCAATAGGGGAGAACATCGTTTTCCTGAAGGTTTTGGGGAACGGTTGCGGGAATCGGTTCGGGCGATGGCTGGATTGAAATTAACGGTAGCAGAGAAAAACTACCTCCGGGTGACCTGTCCGTACCTCGATCCGACCTATCTCGATTTTCTACAGGGCTATCGCTATGATCCCAGTGAGGTGGAGATCAGCCAGGAGGGAGAAACGGTAGCGGTAACCATCTCCGGGTATTGGTACCGCACGATACTATGGGAAGTTCCACTCATGTCATTAATCTGTGAACTTTTTTATGAAACCAATGGTCTGGTTCGGGAATCGGATGAAAAAGTAATCGATACTGCCCGCAGGAAGATAGAAGCCTATGCTGATCTTGGAATTACCATTGCCGAATTTGGTACACGCAGGCGCCATTCGTACGCAGTACAAAAACTGGTAAATGAAACCCTGAAACAGTACGGTCGTGGTGCGTTTATAGGAACCAGTAATGTCCACCTCGCAATGCAAAATAATACTAAACCTATTGGAACGCATGCCCATGAATGGTTTATGTTCCATGCTGCAAAATATGGTTTTAAAATGGCTAATTCAATGGGACTGGAAGACTGGGTCGCAGTATACCGCGGCGATCTTGGGATTGCACTTACGGATACTTTTACCAGTGCTGTCTTCTTTGAACAATTTGATAAAATGTTTACCAAACTTTTTGATGGGGTACGTCATGACAGCGGCGACCCTCTTGAGTTTGCAGACTTAACCATCGCACACTATAAGAAAATGGGGATTGACCCCCTTTCCAAAACCATTATCTTTTCCGATGGACTTCGTTATGACAAAGTCGCTCGTATTGCGGCCTATTGTAAGGGTAAAATCGGTATTTCTTTTGGTATTGGTACCGATTTTACGAATGATGTTGGCCTGCCTGCAATGAATATCGTTATCAAAATGCAACAGGCTTTCCCCGATAAAGGCCATTGGACCGATGTGGTCAAACTCTCTGATGAAAAGAAAAAATATACAGGGAATCCGGAGATGATTCATCTTGCTAAGGAATTGCTTGGCATTAAAGCCTAA
- a CDS encoding outer membrane beta-barrel protein — protein MKKTLLLFFVLITYSTFSQIRFEPGYITENNGDRKECLIRNLAWKNNPIEIEYKITENDVTQKATIAQLIEFNVGNAYKYKRFTTKIDRSSANINNLSNEKAPAFKEETLFLKLLVEGKINLYQYEDNNLIRYFISSDNHETAEQLIYKEYAIGNTAVGKNNQFRQQLYMALKSDKLGIKDFEKVNYNQNELTKLFVHYNKTENIAFTNLDEKQNKSSVNIKFVAGINSAKLNIKSGLSNSEVKFDNVNIFKVGAEIEYRMGFNQNKWSLFFDPNYQAYKSDAPFLKTNIRLKADYKMLELPVGVRHHFYLNDKSRIFVDLGYAFAIAFNSSVDYSYQKLQIANSGNVFFGAGFAYDRYAIEMRYSPNREILDNYLSWRSKYSSLSIAVSYRVF, from the coding sequence ATGAAAAAAACATTACTTTTATTTTTCGTACTTATTACTTACAGCACGTTCTCACAAATTCGTTTTGAACCGGGATATATTACTGAAAATAATGGAGACCGAAAAGAATGCCTGATCCGAAATCTAGCATGGAAGAACAATCCTATTGAGATTGAATATAAAATTACCGAAAATGATGTAACACAAAAAGCTACTATAGCACAACTGATTGAATTCAATGTTGGTAACGCCTACAAATACAAACGTTTTACAACCAAGATAGACCGTTCCAGTGCAAATATAAATAACCTTAGTAATGAAAAAGCTCCTGCTTTTAAAGAAGAAACACTTTTTCTGAAGTTGCTTGTAGAAGGAAAAATAAACCTGTACCAATACGAAGATAATAACCTGATTCGTTATTTCATCAGTAGTGACAATCATGAGACTGCGGAGCAGTTGATTTATAAGGAGTACGCTATAGGCAACACTGCTGTAGGTAAAAACAACCAGTTCAGACAGCAATTATACATGGCTTTAAAATCTGACAAACTGGGAATAAAGGACTTTGAAAAAGTAAATTATAACCAGAACGAGTTAACTAAACTATTTGTTCATTACAATAAAACGGAAAATATTGCTTTTACCAATCTGGATGAAAAACAAAATAAGAGTAGTGTTAATATAAAATTTGTTGCTGGAATTAATAGTGCAAAACTCAATATTAAAAGTGGGCTTAGCAATAGTGAAGTAAAATTCGACAATGTAAATATTTTCAAAGTGGGTGCTGAAATAGAATATCGTATGGGATTTAATCAAAATAAGTGGTCCCTATTTTTTGATCCCAACTATCAGGCATACAAATCAGATGCACCGTTTTTAAAAACTAATATTCGCCTAAAAGCTGATTATAAAATGTTAGAACTCCCTGTAGGAGTTAGACATCATTTTTACCTAAATGATAAATCTCGAATTTTCGTCGATTTAGGGTATGCTTTCGCTATTGCTTTCAATTCCTCAGTTGATTATTCCTATCAAAAATTGCAAATTGCAAATTCAGGCAATGTATTCTTTGGAGCAGGATTTGCTTACGACAGATATGCCATTGAAATGCGCTACTCTCCAAATCGTGAAATTTTAGATAATTACCTCAGCTGGAGATCCAAGTACAGCTCTTTAAGTATTGCTGTAAGCTATCGTGTATTTTAA